Proteins from a single region of Pseudodesulfovibrio portus:
- a CDS encoding peptidylprolyl isomerase, translating to MLDIMRKNASGWIVKILFAVIIVVFVFAFGMSGLNSTGDPVLAKVGDQVVTRAEFETVYQRMAEAVSRSNPDVPREQLQSPEFRKMVLGDLLSRKLLLAEAEKLGIAASDKEVFAGIAVQKGFQDANGRFDKDIYAAVLRQNRMTPAQFEADFKQQLIMSKVKDAVASSARVTAEQARQMYDWVGEQVRIDYIQVKAAMFVDDAAVSGDEVNAFYEANKERFKIPERIKIRQLVFTPVELAKNQAVTDEEVAAYYAANQASMEEGEQVKARHILVMVKDTDPDSVKTEAKKKIEMVLEKAKSGEDFAKLAQEYSEGPTGPSGGDLGWFGRGAMVPAFEEAAFGAAKGDIVGPVKSRFGWHVIKVEDRKEGSARTLDDAKDEIRIQIAQEKASEQVQDLLDQSLDRLVSGMTLEDIAKELGLEVVSGEPMPADFLSQAYGVTPEVTQALKELAPGKAYESPVNINGGYMLVEKVEDVPAAYMEIDKVTPAITNLLKNQKTAELAGNKADEIHKALIADPVGAEKTYERKIAVSEPFDRQGNITGLGASQELAEAVFAAKDTAWLPDVYVINNSAVIARLDERIPASEATWEQQKDFWMEQAGNAYKQEMLAAYMDELSKNADIEITRPDLLQ from the coding sequence ATGTTAGACATAATGCGTAAGAACGCATCAGGCTGGATCGTCAAGATTCTTTTTGCCGTTATCATCGTCGTCTTTGTCTTTGCCTTCGGCATGTCCGGGCTGAACTCCACCGGCGATCCGGTGCTGGCCAAGGTCGGCGACCAGGTCGTCACCAGGGCCGAGTTTGAAACGGTATACCAGCGCATGGCCGAGGCCGTTTCACGCTCCAACCCCGACGTTCCCAGGGAACAGCTCCAGAGCCCGGAATTCCGCAAGATGGTCCTGGGCGACCTGCTCAGCAGGAAGCTGCTGCTGGCCGAGGCCGAAAAGCTCGGCATCGCCGCATCGGACAAGGAAGTGTTTGCGGGCATCGCCGTCCAGAAGGGCTTCCAGGACGCGAACGGCAGGTTCGACAAGGATATTTACGCAGCGGTCCTGCGCCAGAACCGCATGACCCCGGCCCAGTTCGAGGCGGATTTCAAGCAGCAGCTGATCATGAGCAAGGTCAAGGACGCCGTGGCCTCCTCGGCCAGGGTCACCGCTGAGCAGGCCCGCCAGATGTACGACTGGGTGGGCGAACAGGTCCGCATCGACTACATTCAGGTCAAGGCCGCCATGTTCGTGGATGACGCCGCCGTGTCCGGCGACGAGGTCAATGCCTTTTACGAGGCCAACAAGGAGCGGTTCAAGATTCCCGAACGGATCAAGATCCGCCAGTTGGTGTTCACGCCCGTGGAGCTGGCCAAGAACCAGGCCGTGACCGACGAGGAAGTGGCTGCCTACTACGCGGCCAACCAGGCCTCCATGGAAGAGGGCGAGCAGGTCAAGGCCCGCCACATTCTGGTCATGGTCAAGGACACCGACCCCGACTCCGTGAAGACCGAAGCCAAGAAGAAGATCGAGATGGTGCTTGAGAAGGCCAAGTCCGGCGAGGACTTCGCCAAGCTGGCACAGGAATATTCCGAAGGTCCCACCGGCCCGTCCGGCGGCGACCTCGGCTGGTTCGGGCGCGGCGCCATGGTGCCCGCCTTCGAAGAGGCCGCGTTCGGCGCCGCCAAGGGCGACATCGTCGGCCCGGTCAAGTCCCGGTTCGGCTGGCACGTCATCAAGGTGGAGGACCGCAAGGAAGGCTCCGCCCGGACCCTGGACGACGCCAAGGACGAAATCCGCATCCAGATCGCCCAGGAAAAGGCGTCCGAGCAGGTCCAGGACCTTCTGGACCAGTCCCTGGACCGGCTGGTGTCCGGCATGACCCTTGAAGACATCGCCAAAGAACTCGGCCTGGAAGTTGTTTCGGGCGAGCCCATGCCCGCCGATTTCCTGAGCCAGGCCTACGGCGTCACTCCCGAGGTGACCCAGGCCCTCAAGGAGCTGGCTCCGGGCAAGGCGTACGAGTCGCCCGTGAACATCAACGGCGGCTACATGCTGGTGGAAAAGGTCGAAGACGTTCCTGCCGCCTACATGGAAATCGACAAGGTGACTCCCGCCATCACCAATCTGCTCAAGAATCAGAAGACCGCCGAACTGGCCGGGAACAAGGCCGACGAGATTCACAAGGCCCTGATCGCCGACCCCGTCGGCGCGGAAAAAACCTATGAGCGCAAGATAGCCGTGTCGGAACCCTTTGACCGCCAGGGCAACATCACCGGCCTGGGCGCGAGCCAGGAACTGGCCGAGGCCGTGTTCGCGGCCAAGGATACCGCCTGGCTGCCCGATGTCTACGTCATCAACAACAGCGCGGTCATCGCCCGCCTGGACGAACGCATCCCGGCCTCCGAAGCCACCTGGGAACAGCAGAAGGACTTCTGGATGGAACAGGCCGGCAACGCCTACAAGCAGGAAATGCTCGCGGCCTACATGGACGAGCTGAGCAAGAACGCCGACATCGAGATCACGCGGCCCGATCTGCTTCAGTAA
- a CDS encoding aconitate hydratase yields MGKSITHKIIEKHLVSGEMVPGSEVGLRIDQTLTQDATGTMAWLQFEAIGIGKVKTDLSVSYVDHNTLQMGFRNPDDHRFLRTVAAKSGAVFSPAGTGICHQLHLENFAKPGATLIGSDSHTPTAGGIGSMAMGAGGLSVALAMAGEAYFIPMPKVVKVELTGELTGWAAGKDVILELLRRLTVKGGVGKVFEYAGPGVATLSVPDRATITNMGAELGATTSIFPSDDRTRDFLEKMGRGSDWMELVADADAEYDEVITIDLSELEPMVAQPHMPDQVCKVKELAGLKIDQCAIGSCTNSSYSDLKNTAQILSGKKTPPETDLLISPGSKQVMKMLSREGLIEPLLDAGARVLECTCGPCIGMGGSPTSGGVSVRTFNRNFEGRSGTQDGKIYLVSAQTAARLSLEGEFSDPATWGPAPERVELPEDVPSIRDLFVFPPEDGSSVEVLRGPNIVALEDFDKLPETVEAKVLLKVEDNITTDHILPAGAEITALRSNIPAISQYIFSRVDAEFVGRMKDHGKGVILGGENYGQGSSREHAALGPRHLGVKAVIVKSLARIHRANLVNFGILPLLLVAPADYDRLSEGDDLTIPASAMTPGGTVEIGLADGGKVAVTNDLTKKELEIIQAGGLLNAVREGQS; encoded by the coding sequence ATGGGCAAGTCCATCACACACAAGATCATAGAGAAACACCTTGTCTCCGGGGAAATGGTCCCGGGCAGCGAGGTGGGTCTGCGCATCGACCAGACCCTGACCCAGGACGCCACCGGCACCATGGCCTGGCTCCAGTTCGAGGCCATCGGCATCGGCAAGGTCAAGACCGACCTGTCCGTCAGCTACGTGGACCACAACACCCTGCAGATGGGCTTCCGCAACCCGGACGACCATCGCTTCCTCCGCACCGTGGCCGCCAAGTCCGGCGCGGTCTTCTCCCCGGCGGGCACCGGCATCTGTCATCAGCTTCACCTGGAGAATTTCGCCAAGCCCGGCGCGACCCTGATCGGTTCCGACTCCCATACGCCCACTGCGGGCGGCATCGGCTCCATGGCCATGGGCGCGGGCGGGTTGTCCGTGGCGCTGGCCATGGCCGGCGAGGCCTACTTCATTCCCATGCCCAAGGTGGTCAAGGTTGAACTGACCGGCGAACTGACCGGCTGGGCCGCAGGCAAGGACGTCATCCTCGAGCTGCTTCGTCGCCTGACCGTCAAGGGCGGCGTGGGCAAGGTCTTCGAATACGCCGGTCCCGGCGTGGCCACGCTGTCCGTGCCCGACCGGGCCACCATCACCAACATGGGCGCGGAACTCGGGGCCACCACCTCCATCTTCCCGTCCGACGACCGGACCAGGGATTTCCTGGAGAAGATGGGCCGCGGCTCCGACTGGATGGAACTGGTCGCCGACGCCGACGCCGAGTACGACGAGGTCATCACCATCGACCTGTCCGAGCTGGAACCCATGGTCGCCCAGCCGCACATGCCTGACCAGGTGTGCAAGGTGAAGGAACTGGCCGGGTTGAAGATCGACCAGTGCGCCATCGGCTCCTGCACCAACTCCTCCTACTCCGATCTCAAGAACACCGCCCAGATCCTGTCCGGCAAAAAGACCCCGCCCGAGACCGACCTGCTCATTTCCCCCGGCTCCAAGCAGGTCATGAAGATGCTCTCCCGCGAGGGGCTCATCGAACCCCTGCTGGACGCCGGAGCGCGCGTACTTGAGTGCACCTGCGGCCCGTGCATCGGCATGGGCGGCTCCCCCACCTCCGGGGGCGTGTCCGTGCGTACCTTCAACCGCAACTTCGAAGGCCGGTCCGGCACCCAGGACGGCAAGATATATCTCGTGAGCGCGCAGACTGCGGCCCGCCTGTCCCTGGAGGGCGAATTCTCCGATCCGGCCACCTGGGGCCCGGCTCCCGAGCGCGTGGAGCTGCCCGAGGACGTGCCCTCCATTCGCGACCTGTTCGTGTTCCCGCCCGAGGACGGTTCTTCCGTGGAAGTCCTGCGCGGCCCCAACATCGTGGCCCTGGAGGACTTCGACAAGCTGCCTGAGACCGTGGAGGCCAAGGTGCTGCTCAAGGTGGAGGACAACATCACCACCGACCACATCCTGCCCGCGGGCGCGGAGATCACGGCCCTGCGGTCCAACATCCCGGCCATCAGCCAGTACATCTTCTCCCGCGTGGACGCGGAGTTCGTCGGCCGCATGAAGGACCACGGCAAGGGCGTCATCCTGGGCGGCGAGAACTACGGCCAGGGCTCCAGCCGCGAGCACGCGGCGCTGGGTCCGCGCCACCTCGGCGTCAAGGCGGTCATCGTCAAGTCCCTGGCCCGCATCCACCGCGCCAACCTGGTCAACTTCGGCATCCTGCCGCTGCTCCTGGTGGCCCCGGCGGATTACGACAGGCTCAGTGAAGGCGACGACCTGACCATCCCCGCCTCCGCCATGACCCCCGGCGGCACCGTCGAGATCGGTTTGGCCGATGGCGGGAAGGTGGCGGTCACAAATGATTTGACCAAAAAGGAACTGGAGATTATCCAGGCAGGTGGCCTCCTCAACGCCGTACGCGAAGGCCAGTCCTAA
- a CDS encoding chorismate mutase: MIKIRKNDREAAFDDEQFVDKSKVVSAHRFDDISEIDTQILNLLEKRAFLIRKEGAWRKSRQKSLVDPKLEKLLRGSFDKQSGDRGLDAKLSRQLFTLLNQFSLADVRKAFTGEGYKLAPRVEKINASIAGPRSFRHTRMMLAMAAASGARTQLSPVTMNAPNKDLAKALKQVGAPISWDDDWIRNDGGKFLEFEGAMAFVGEDPFNFYMLLCLALGHAGRCKFTGKPALQLLDAAALNKVLPRLGARLVPMNPNNPGLPVRLECGGAMDEEVTLPGGIEPDFAAALTLAAWSFPGGLTIKGLTAAARIRVAEAVDVLKGCSIKAELGKDFVTVSDGIPVIEENPVLPLSVKLNSMLLALPVMSGGSINIQGSWPKNDQADLVLAELRKLGVRVDVATENIIATMEGSQPESVDIVLGENDELMPLALALALKVRNARLSGKDNDVALELLDRMGASYELTDDGIELKPFSANWDGTWFSPDPIWSMGCALAAYAVPGIVLENHGEVTSTWPEFWNFYNSLPTGKMKPKPVREKKDDPRRRIKIR, translated from the coding sequence ATGATCAAAATCCGCAAAAACGACAGGGAAGCTGCCTTCGACGACGAGCAATTCGTCGACAAGTCGAAGGTCGTATCCGCCCACCGTTTCGACGACATTTCCGAAATCGACACCCAAATTTTGAACCTGCTGGAAAAGCGGGCCTTTCTCATCCGCAAGGAAGGGGCCTGGCGCAAGTCCCGGCAGAAGTCCCTGGTGGACCCCAAGCTGGAAAAGCTGCTGCGCGGCTCCTTCGACAAGCAGTCGGGCGACCGCGGCCTGGACGCCAAGCTTTCCCGCCAGCTGTTCACCCTGCTCAACCAGTTCTCCCTGGCCGACGTCCGCAAGGCGTTCACCGGCGAGGGGTACAAGCTGGCTCCGCGCGTGGAGAAGATCAACGCGTCCATAGCCGGGCCGCGCTCCTTCCGCCACACCCGCATGATGCTGGCCATGGCCGCAGCCTCGGGCGCGCGGACGCAGCTCTCCCCGGTGACCATGAACGCCCCAAACAAGGACCTGGCCAAGGCCCTCAAGCAGGTGGGCGCGCCCATCTCCTGGGATGACGACTGGATCAGGAACGACGGCGGCAAATTTCTCGAATTCGAGGGGGCCATGGCCTTTGTGGGCGAGGACCCGTTCAACTTCTATATGCTGCTTTGCCTGGCCCTGGGCCATGCGGGCCGCTGCAAGTTCACGGGCAAGCCCGCCCTGCAGCTGCTGGACGCGGCGGCGTTGAACAAGGTGCTGCCCCGCCTGGGCGCCCGCCTGGTGCCCATGAACCCGAACAACCCCGGCCTGCCCGTGCGGCTGGAGTGCGGCGGCGCCATGGACGAGGAAGTGACCCTGCCCGGCGGCATCGAGCCGGATTTCGCGGCCGCCCTGACCCTGGCCGCCTGGTCCTTCCCCGGCGGGCTGACCATCAAGGGCCTGACCGCCGCCGCCCGCATTCGCGTGGCCGAGGCCGTGGACGTGCTCAAGGGTTGCTCCATCAAGGCCGAGCTGGGCAAGGACTTCGTGACCGTGTCCGACGGCATCCCGGTCATCGAGGAGAACCCGGTCCTGCCGCTGTCCGTCAAGCTCAACTCCATGCTCCTGGCCCTGCCGGTCATGTCCGGCGGCTCCATCAACATCCAGGGCTCCTGGCCGAAGAACGACCAGGCCGACCTGGTCCTGGCCGAGCTGCGCAAGCTCGGCGTCCGGGTGGACGTCGCCACCGAGAACATCATCGCCACCATGGAGGGGTCGCAGCCCGAATCCGTGGACATCGTCCTCGGCGAGAACGACGAGCTCATGCCCCTGGCTCTGGCCCTGGCCCTCAAGGTCCGGAACGCCAGGCTGTCCGGCAAGGACAACGACGTGGCCCTGGAGCTGCTCGACCGCATGGGCGCCAGCTACGAGCTGACCGACGACGGCATCGAGCTGAAGCCCTTCAGCGCCAACTGGGACGGCACCTGGTTCAGCCCGGACCCGATCTGGTCCATGGGTTGCGCCCTGGCCGCTTACGCCGTGCCCGGCATCGTTTTGGAGAACCACGGCGAGGTGACGTCCACCTGGCCGGAATTCTGGAACTTCTACAACTCCCTGCCCACCGGCAAGATGAAGCCCAAGCCGGTACGAGAGAAGAAAGATGACCCACGCAGACGAATCAAAATCCGCTAG
- a CDS encoding TetR/AcrR family transcriptional regulator: MTKKEIILEAGARLFAKRSFNSVGIRDIAAEAGVNSAMISYYFGGKVGLLREIFLRFDRLLSYESGLALEQATSQNDLIRRFVSSVLDSARMNRDVYLVGLKELNHDSEDLHDLREDFHSKAEAVFVANIDRLGINIPDDPAFRTLGFTATLGMIFSDYLLGGGSCLDDDTVLEAYKQTVITILQSGMPKYWA; the protein is encoded by the coding sequence ATGACCAAGAAGGAAATCATACTCGAGGCCGGGGCCAGGCTTTTTGCCAAGCGCTCCTTCAACTCGGTGGGCATCCGCGACATCGCGGCCGAGGCCGGGGTGAACAGCGCCATGATATCCTACTACTTCGGCGGCAAGGTCGGGCTGCTGCGCGAGATATTTCTCCGCTTCGACCGGCTGTTGTCGTACGAATCCGGCCTGGCCCTGGAGCAAGCCACGTCCCAGAACGACCTGATCAGGCGATTCGTGAGCAGCGTGCTGGACAGCGCACGGATGAACCGGGACGTCTACCTGGTGGGTCTCAAGGAGCTCAATCACGACTCTGAGGACCTGCACGACCTGCGGGAGGATTTTCACTCCAAGGCCGAAGCCGTGTTTGTGGCCAACATCGACAGGCTGGGCATAAACATCCCCGACGATCCCGCATTCCGCACCCTCGGATTCACGGCGACCCTCGGCATGATTTTCTCCGACTACCTGCTGGGCGGCGGCTCCTGCCTCGACGACGACACAGTGCTTGAAGCCTACAAACAAACCGTTATCACCATACTCCAGTCCGGCATGCCGAAGTACTGGGCATAA
- a CDS encoding efflux RND transporter periplasmic adaptor subunit, with protein sequence MKRDSVIAMALAVLALAVLAGCKEEMTKADPIRPVRVYEVADSTENATRTFPGKVKATREASLAFRISGQIVRLDVKEGDYVEKGQLIAMLDQRDYQAAVADLRAKLAGARSVLKEARLNIERNRQLLEQSIIAQSAFDTAQSNFETSRSEVQSMEQSLRRAELNLQYTRLEAPFSGYIARKIPSNHEYVQAKEPIVELADTSALDVVIDVPESVWIGAFQTKTIDLASIHARFESMPGVLIPVRVKEYQTNANAETQTYKVTLTMDNPADLGIQPGMTAEIVGSLSPDQTQNAVVIPFSSVTGDDGGDKYVWVLDKENTVSRREIEVGRIVNDMFRVENGVAVGDVIVTAGVNYLREGQKVKILNGRIGGRE encoded by the coding sequence ATGAAGAGAGACAGCGTCATTGCCATGGCTCTGGCCGTACTGGCCCTGGCCGTCCTGGCCGGTTGCAAGGAAGAAATGACAAAGGCCGATCCGATCCGGCCGGTCAGGGTCTATGAAGTGGCCGACAGCACCGAGAACGCCACCCGGACATTCCCGGGCAAGGTCAAGGCGACCAGGGAGGCCTCCCTGGCCTTCCGCATCTCCGGCCAGATCGTCCGCCTGGACGTGAAGGAAGGGGATTACGTTGAAAAGGGACAGCTCATCGCCATGCTGGACCAGCGGGACTACCAGGCCGCAGTGGCCGATCTCCGGGCCAAGCTTGCCGGTGCCCGCTCCGTGCTCAAGGAGGCCCGACTCAACATCGAGCGCAACCGCCAGCTCCTGGAGCAATCCATCATCGCCCAGTCCGCCTTTGACACGGCCCAATCCAATTTCGAGACCAGCCGCTCCGAGGTCCAGTCCATGGAGCAGTCCCTGCGCCGGGCCGAACTGAATCTGCAATACACCCGCCTGGAAGCGCCTTTCAGCGGTTATATCGCCAGGAAGATCCCGTCCAACCACGAGTACGTCCAGGCCAAGGAGCCCATTGTCGAGCTCGCCGACACATCGGCCCTGGACGTGGTCATCGACGTGCCCGAATCCGTCTGGATCGGGGCCTTCCAGACCAAGACCATCGACCTCGCTTCCATCCACGCCCGGTTCGAGTCCATGCCCGGCGTCCTCATTCCCGTGCGCGTCAAGGAATACCAGACAAACGCCAATGCCGAGACCCAGACCTACAAGGTCACACTGACCATGGACAACCCCGCCGACCTGGGCATCCAGCCCGGCATGACCGCCGAAATAGTGGGCAGCCTCTCTCCCGACCAGACCCAAAATGCCGTGGTCATCCCCTTCTCGTCCGTGACGGGCGATGACGGGGGGGACAAGTACGTCTGGGTCCTGGACAAGGAAAACACCGTGTCCCGGCGCGAAATCGAAGTGGGCCGGATCGTCAACGACATGTTCCGCGTGGAAAACGGCGTGGCCGTCGGGGACGTGATCGTGACGGCCGGCGTCAACTACCTGCGCGAAGGCCAGAAGGTGAAGATCCTGAACGGCCGCATCGGGGGCCGTGAATAA
- a CDS encoding efflux RND transporter permease subunit, giving the protein MNLAEFSIRKKTITLVLTICFLVGGALAFMDMPRLEDPEFTIKQALIVTNYPGATPAEVADEVTDVIESAAQQLGQLDKVSSVNNPGQSIVTVEVMDKYDKDTLPQVWDELRRKVNDAQGDLPPGAGPSVVVDDFSDVYGILLAVTGEDYSRQDIQDFADYLRKELLLVDGVAKITAWGSQPEQVFVEISRARMSRMGLSMESVYDALSQRNLVVPSGNVRVGREYVEISPTGTIRDVSDLGDLLIKDASSGNMVPLRDIADIRRGYADTPSQLMRYNTSESVALGISMVSSGNVVDLGHAIDARLAELQAQTPLGMHVDKVYFQSSRVDDAVNSFVLNLAEAVGIVIVVLLLFMGMQSGVLIGAILLITICGSFIFIQMAGVALERISLGALIIALGMLVDNAIVVVEGILIRYQQGMDRLQASVDIVEQNKWPLLGATVVAIMAFAGIGLSEAAVGEFCRSLFIVLCISLLMSWVTAVTVTPLLCHMFLKPTVAEGEDPYGGPVYRGYRWALEFCLSHRVTTMVSLAALLAASVYGFGFVKQSFFPDSTQPRFFIHYWMPQGTDIRATSADLAEIEKMLLDDERVTSVTTFVGQGGPRFILTYTPEKANSAYGMLLVEVEDYHQVDAVLSEYRKKVEASYPDAEPKFKKFRLGPGRDASIEVRFSGPDTKVLKRLSVEAQEIMHASGKARGVRDNWRQEVKVVRPVMSEAQAKLAGVTRPGLAEALELFFNGRNVGVYREGDKLLPIVVRPPEKERSSIQELDNVQVFSPVAGRMIPVEEIVSEFRTEMQFGTLKTRNRMLTITASCDPVEGLPSELLTTLQPQIEGMELPPGYMMEWGGEYEDSSDAQASLAACLGLPFIVMILVTIMLFNNLRNPAIIWLTVPLAIIGVAIGLLATGAPFGFMALLGFLSLSGMLIKNAVVLLDQIKLELENGKDPYLAVVHSAVSRIRPVAMAAATTILGMVPLVFDAFFSSMAVTIMSGLTFATILTLIVVPVLYAMFYKVKNPATR; this is encoded by the coding sequence ATGAACCTGGCAGAATTTTCCATCCGCAAGAAGACGATCACGCTCGTCCTGACGATCTGCTTCCTCGTGGGAGGAGCGCTCGCGTTCATGGACATGCCGCGCCTGGAGGACCCCGAGTTCACCATCAAGCAGGCGCTGATCGTGACAAACTATCCGGGCGCCACGCCCGCCGAAGTGGCCGACGAGGTGACCGACGTCATCGAGTCCGCCGCACAGCAGCTGGGCCAGCTGGACAAGGTCTCGTCCGTCAACAACCCCGGCCAGTCCATCGTCACGGTGGAGGTCATGGACAAATACGACAAGGACACCCTGCCCCAGGTCTGGGATGAACTGCGGCGCAAGGTCAACGACGCCCAGGGCGACCTGCCCCCCGGGGCCGGGCCGTCCGTGGTGGTCGACGACTTCAGCGACGTATACGGCATCCTCCTGGCCGTCACCGGCGAAGACTATTCCCGCCAGGACATCCAGGACTTCGCCGACTACCTGCGCAAGGAGCTTCTGCTGGTGGACGGGGTGGCCAAGATCACGGCCTGGGGCAGCCAGCCGGAACAGGTCTTCGTGGAGATATCCCGCGCCCGCATGAGCCGCATGGGGCTGTCCATGGAGTCCGTGTACGACGCCCTGTCCCAGCGCAACCTGGTCGTGCCCTCGGGCAACGTCCGCGTAGGCCGGGAATACGTGGAGATATCCCCCACCGGCACCATCCGCGACGTGAGCGACCTCGGCGACCTGCTCATCAAGGACGCCTCCAGCGGCAACATGGTCCCGCTCAGGGACATCGCCGACATACGGCGCGGCTACGCCGACACCCCGTCGCAGCTCATGCGCTACAACACTTCCGAGTCCGTGGCGCTGGGCATCTCCATGGTCTCGTCCGGCAACGTGGTGGACCTCGGCCACGCCATCGACGCCAGGCTGGCCGAGCTGCAGGCCCAGACCCCGCTGGGGATGCACGTGGACAAGGTCTACTTCCAGTCCTCGCGCGTGGACGACGCCGTCAACTCGTTCGTCCTCAACCTGGCCGAGGCCGTGGGCATCGTCATCGTGGTCCTGCTCCTCTTCATGGGGATGCAGTCGGGCGTGCTCATCGGGGCCATCCTGCTCATCACCATCTGCGGCTCGTTCATCTTCATCCAGATGGCCGGGGTCGCCCTGGAGCGCATCTCGCTGGGCGCGCTGATCATCGCGCTGGGCATGCTGGTGGACAACGCCATCGTCGTGGTCGAGGGCATCCTCATCCGCTACCAGCAGGGCATGGACCGGCTCCAGGCCTCCGTGGACATCGTCGAACAAAACAAGTGGCCCCTGCTCGGCGCCACCGTGGTGGCCATCATGGCCTTTGCGGGCATCGGCCTGAGCGAGGCGGCGGTGGGCGAATTCTGCCGCTCCCTGTTCATCGTGCTCTGCATCTCGCTGCTCATGAGCTGGGTCACGGCCGTGACCGTCACCCCGCTGCTGTGCCACATGTTCCTCAAGCCCACGGTGGCCGAGGGCGAGGACCCCTACGGCGGCCCGGTCTATCGCGGCTACAGGTGGGCCCTCGAGTTCTGCCTGAGTCACCGGGTCACGACAATGGTTTCCCTGGCAGCCCTGCTGGCCGCCTCGGTCTACGGCTTCGGCTTCGTCAAGCAGTCCTTCTTCCCCGACTCCACGCAGCCCCGCTTCTTCATCCACTACTGGATGCCGCAGGGCACGGACATCCGGGCCACCAGCGCCGACCTGGCGGAAATCGAGAAGATGCTGCTCGACGACGAGCGGGTCACCTCGGTGACCACCTTCGTGGGCCAGGGCGGCCCCCGGTTCATCCTGACCTACACCCCGGAAAAGGCGAATTCGGCCTACGGCATGCTGCTGGTCGAGGTGGAAGACTACCACCAGGTAGACGCGGTCCTGTCCGAATACCGGAAAAAAGTCGAAGCGTCATACCCCGACGCGGAACCCAAGTTCAAGAAATTCCGCCTCGGCCCCGGCCGCGACGCCTCCATCGAGGTCCGGTTCAGCGGCCCGGACACAAAGGTCCTGAAGCGGTTGTCCGTGGAGGCTCAGGAGATCATGCACGCGTCGGGCAAGGCGCGCGGCGTACGCGACAACTGGCGGCAGGAAGTGAAGGTCGTCCGCCCGGTCATGTCCGAAGCCCAGGCCAAACTGGCCGGGGTGACGCGGCCCGGCCTCGCGGAAGCGCTCGAGCTCTTCTTCAACGGCAGGAACGTGGGTGTGTACCGCGAGGGCGACAAGCTGCTGCCCATCGTGGTCCGCCCGCCGGAAAAAGAACGCTCGTCGATACAGGAACTGGACAACGTCCAGGTCTTCAGCCCGGTGGCCGGGCGCATGATCCCGGTGGAGGAGATCGTTTCCGAATTCCGGACCGAAATGCAATTCGGCACTCTCAAGACGCGCAACCGGATGCTGACCATCACGGCCTCCTGCGACCCGGTGGAGGGATTGCCCTCGGAGCTCCTCACCACGCTGCAGCCGCAGATTGAAGGCATGGAACTGCCGCCGGGCTATATGATGGAATGGGGCGGCGAGTACGAGGACTCCTCGGACGCCCAGGCCAGCCTCGCCGCCTGCCTGGGGCTGCCCTTCATCGTCATGATCCTGGTGACCATCATGCTCTTCAACAACCTCAGGAACCCGGCCATCATCTGGCTGACCGTGCCCCTGGCCATAATCGGCGTGGCCATCGGCCTGCTGGCAACCGGCGCGCCCTTCGGCTTCATGGCCCTGCTCGGCTTCCTCAGCCTGTCGGGCATGCTGATCAAGAACGCCGTGGTGTTGCTGGACCAGATCAAGCTGGAGCTGGAAAACGGCAAGGACCCGTACCTGGCGGTCGTGCACTCGGCCGTCAGCCGCATCAGGCCCGTGGCCATGGCCGCAGCCACCACCATCCTGGGCATGGTTCCCCTGGTCTTCGACGCCTTCTTCTCGTCCATGGCCGTGACCATCATGTCCGGGCTGACGTTCGCCACCATCCTGACCCTGATCGTGGTCCCGGTGCTGTACGCCATGTTCTACAAGGTCAAGAACCCGGCGACCCGCTGA